One Mya arenaria isolate MELC-2E11 chromosome 5, ASM2691426v1 genomic window carries:
- the LOC128234570 gene encoding pyruvate dehydrogenase (acetyl-transferring) kinase isozyme 2, mitochondrial-like isoform X2 — MRITRVICQKVATYVERYSKYNPSPLSMQTLLDFGSKTGTEESSFEFLRDELLVRLANIMKEFNLLPVSFQQRGSVAMVRNWYQQSFIEITEFEKHNPDRDILEKFTETLNKIRLRHSKVVETMAKGVMEMRDAFEGESRNYDQQITYFLDRFYTNRIGIRVLLNQHLLLYGGELAHHPQHIGCINPSCDVEEVIRDAYDNARFLCEHYYMCSPDLIIESYNPYEKADSIRIEYVPSHLYHMLFELSKNAMRAVVERHENKPEIPPIKIAVCKGKEDLAIKISDQGGGISYGKVEQLFGYMFTTAPQPQPSHMMEGSAPLAGYGYGLPLSRLYARYFQGDLVLYSMEGYGMDAIIYLKVKDAMECLPIYNKTASKMYETDTSAPDWSSPSPWTQARGYSTIGGGNVSRGYSTLTDGQGARRTVCTWTRQPRLLDCH, encoded by the exons ATGCGGATAACCAGAGTAATTTGCCAGAAGGTTGCCACGTACGTGGAGAGGTATTCGAAGTACAACCCTTCTCCACTGTCGATGCAAACACTGCTCGATTTCG GCTCGAAGACTGGTACAGAAGAGTCATCATTTGAGTTTCTACGAGATGAGCTGCTGGTGCGTCTAGCCAATATCATGAAGGAGTTTAACCTGTTACCAGTCAGCTTCCAGCAGCGAGGCTCTGTCGCCATGGTGCGCAACTG GTATCAACAGagtttcatagaaataacaGAGTTTGAGAAACACAATCCTGACAGAGATATTCTAGAAAA ATTTACAGAAACACTGAATAAAATTCGGTTGCGACATTCTAAAGTTGTTGAAACTATGGCTAAG GGTGTTATGGAGATGAGAGATGCGTTTGAAGGGGAATCAAGAAACTATGATCAGCAGATCACATACTTCCTTGATCGATTCTACACCAACAGAATTGGAATCCGTGTTCTGCTTAATCAACATT tgttgttataTGGTGGGGAGCTAGCGCATCACCCCCAACATATAGGCTGCATCAATCCCAGCTGCGACGTGGAAGAAGTCATCCGAG ATGCCTATGACAACGCGAGGTTTCTCTGTGAGCATTATTACATGTGTTCACCTGATCTCATCATAGAATCTTATAATC CCTATGAGAAAGCAGACAGTATACGAATAGAGTACGTTCCATCTCATCTGTACCACATGCTGTTTGAGCTGTCTAAG AACGCCATGAGGGCAGTGGTAGAGCGACATGAAAATAAGCCGGAAATTCCGCCCATTAAGATAGCAGTGTGTAAGGGCAAGGAAGATCTTGCCATTAAG ATATCTGACCAGGGAGGTGGTATATCATATGGGAAGGTGGAACAACTGTTTGGGTACATGTTTACGACAGCCCCACAGCCCCAGCCCTCCCACATGATGGAGGGCTCAGCCCCCCTTGCCGGCTATGGGTATGGACTCCCCCTATCCCGCTTGTATGCCCGATACTTTCAGGGCGACCTGGTACTTTACTCTATGGAGGGCTATGGAATGGACGCCATCATCTACTTGAAG GTGAAAGATGCCATGGAGTGTTTGCCAATTTACAACAAGACAGCATCAAAAATGTATGAAACAGATACGTCAGCCCCTGACTGGAGTTCCCCATCTCCATGGACACAGGCACGGGGGTACAGTACGATAGGAGGCGGGAATGTTTCACGGGGCTACAGCACATTAACGGACGGGCAGGGAGCTCGGCGGACTGTTTGTACATGGACACGGCAGCCTAGGCTGTTGGACTGTCATTGA
- the LOC128234570 gene encoding pyruvate dehydrogenase (acetyl-transferring) kinase isozyme 2, mitochondrial-like isoform X1: MFKLTNTGRISFQIGFKNRCKIVIPKMFDVNNHLSPVLLIVQECYSNKTGHNDNHIISDDFCKKGMSQAFCDSFDMYGKYNPSALSLQKLSEFGSKTGTEESSFEFLRDELLVRLANIMKEFNLLPVSFQQRGSVAMVRNWYQQSFIEITEFEKHNPDRDILEKFTETLNKIRLRHSKVVETMAKGVMEMRDAFEGESRNYDQQITYFLDRFYTNRIGIRVLLNQHLLLYGGELAHHPQHIGCINPSCDVEEVIRDAYDNARFLCEHYYMCSPDLIIESYNPYEKADSIRIEYVPSHLYHMLFELSKNAMRAVVERHENKPEIPPIKIAVCKGKEDLAIKISDQGGGISYGKVEQLFGYMFTTAPQPQPSHMMEGSAPLAGYGYGLPLSRLYARYFQGDLVLYSMEGYGMDAIIYLKVKDAMECLPIYNKTASKMYETDTSAPDWSSPSPWTQARGYSTIGGGNVSRGYSTLTDGQGARRTVCTWTRQPRLLDCH; this comes from the exons ATGTTTAAGCTTACAAATACAGGCagaatttcttttcaaattggCTTCAAAAATAGATGTAAAATTGTAATTCCGAAAATGTTTGATGTAAATAATCACCTGTCTCCAGTTTTGCTAATTGTACAGGaatgttattcaaataaaactggACACAATGACAATCATATTATTAGTGATGATTTCTGCAAAAAAGGCATGTCACAAGCATTTTGTGATAGCTTCGATATGTATGGCAAATACAACCCATCAGCTTTGTCTCTGCAAAAATTATCTGAATTTG GCTCGAAGACTGGTACAGAAGAGTCATCATTTGAGTTTCTACGAGATGAGCTGCTGGTGCGTCTAGCCAATATCATGAAGGAGTTTAACCTGTTACCAGTCAGCTTCCAGCAGCGAGGCTCTGTCGCCATGGTGCGCAACTG GTATCAACAGagtttcatagaaataacaGAGTTTGAGAAACACAATCCTGACAGAGATATTCTAGAAAA ATTTACAGAAACACTGAATAAAATTCGGTTGCGACATTCTAAAGTTGTTGAAACTATGGCTAAG GGTGTTATGGAGATGAGAGATGCGTTTGAAGGGGAATCAAGAAACTATGATCAGCAGATCACATACTTCCTTGATCGATTCTACACCAACAGAATTGGAATCCGTGTTCTGCTTAATCAACATT tgttgttataTGGTGGGGAGCTAGCGCATCACCCCCAACATATAGGCTGCATCAATCCCAGCTGCGACGTGGAAGAAGTCATCCGAG ATGCCTATGACAACGCGAGGTTTCTCTGTGAGCATTATTACATGTGTTCACCTGATCTCATCATAGAATCTTATAATC CCTATGAGAAAGCAGACAGTATACGAATAGAGTACGTTCCATCTCATCTGTACCACATGCTGTTTGAGCTGTCTAAG AACGCCATGAGGGCAGTGGTAGAGCGACATGAAAATAAGCCGGAAATTCCGCCCATTAAGATAGCAGTGTGTAAGGGCAAGGAAGATCTTGCCATTAAG ATATCTGACCAGGGAGGTGGTATATCATATGGGAAGGTGGAACAACTGTTTGGGTACATGTTTACGACAGCCCCACAGCCCCAGCCCTCCCACATGATGGAGGGCTCAGCCCCCCTTGCCGGCTATGGGTATGGACTCCCCCTATCCCGCTTGTATGCCCGATACTTTCAGGGCGACCTGGTACTTTACTCTATGGAGGGCTATGGAATGGACGCCATCATCTACTTGAAG GTGAAAGATGCCATGGAGTGTTTGCCAATTTACAACAAGACAGCATCAAAAATGTATGAAACAGATACGTCAGCCCCTGACTGGAGTTCCCCATCTCCATGGACACAGGCACGGGGGTACAGTACGATAGGAGGCGGGAATGTTTCACGGGGCTACAGCACATTAACGGACGGGCAGGGAGCTCGGCGGACTGTTTGTACATGGACACGGCAGCCTAGGCTGTTGGACTGTCATTGA